The following are from one region of the Magallana gigas chromosome 4, xbMagGiga1.1, whole genome shotgun sequence genome:
- the LOC136274815 gene encoding uncharacterized protein: protein MNKKELQNRVYELEQELLEAKISKAKVIEKHTFFAENRKLRTFSGRPKNDGDPSIDDWIDDLDIAFSARGRTDAQKVDLIYNHLEGQAKEEIKFRADIRHDPEAILECLRSAFGNPESIITLQQRFFERQQRESETIREYSYILLELYQAVIKKDNTVFPDKERTLCERFVNGLHDKYMRKEAKRLFRRKFDKIDFYHLRDEMILLSEEEEFESTQVSPCETKKTSDRPQSVITDHPSLNTKSSDAPSTDDLLKIIQAQQKQIDSLTGYMKDSENKQQTMERHTTQTPIDRFTNANESSMERRSNQYPMDRQAFNRSVYCYGCGRQGHIQKNCRATAYRNNGSENK, encoded by the coding sequence atgaataaaaaggaaCTCCAAAATCGTGTTTATGAACTAGAACAAGAGTTACTTGAAGCAAAAATATCTAAGGCCAAAGTTATTGAGAAACATACATTTTTTGCGGAAAATCGTAAACTAAGAACATTTTCGGGTAGACCAAAGAATGATGGTGATCCCTCCATTGATGATTGGATAGACGATTTGGATATAGCTTTTTCAGCCCGCGGAAGGACCGACGCACAGAAAGTTGATTTGATATATAATCATCTAGAAGGCCAAGCAAAGGAAGAAATAAAGTTTCGCGCCGATATTCGCCATGACCCCGAAGCGATATTGGAATGTCTACGGTCAGCGTTCGGAAACCCGGAAAGCATCATTACGCTTCAACAAAGATTCTTTGAACGTCAGCAGAGGGAAAGTGAAACGATTCGAGAATATTCATATATTCTTTTAGAATTATACCAAGCAGTGATAAAGAAAGACAACACCGTTTTTCCCGACAAAGAAAGAACTTTGTGTGAGCGTTTTGTTAACGGACTTCATGACAAGTATATGCGGAAAGAAGCTAAACGTCTGTTCAGAAGAAAGTTTGACAAAATAGACTTTTATCATTTGCGGGATGAAATGATTTTACTCAGTGAAGAAGAAGAATTCGAATCGACTCAAGTCTCACCATGTGAAACCAAGAAAACCTCAGACAGACCACAGTCAGTGATCACCGATCATCCAAGTTTAAATACCAAATCGTCCGATGCGCCCAGTACAGACGACCTGTTAAAAATCATTCAAGCACAACAGAAACAGATTGATTCCCTGACCGGCTATATGAAAGATAGcgaaaacaaacaacaaactaTGGAACGCCATACCACTCAGACACCTATAGATCGTTTTACCAACGCCAACGAGTCATCTATGGAGCGCCGTTCCAATCAGTATCCTATGGATCGCCAGGCCTTTAATCGATCTGTGTATTGTTACGGTTGTGGAAGACAGGGTCATATCCAGAAGAACTGCCGCGCTACAGCGTACAGGAACAACGGTTCGGAAAACAAGTAG